A segment of the Candidatus Methylacidithermus pantelleriae genome:
TTCCGAAAGGTTTGCCCAATCGATGTTCATAACCCTACAACCTAACAAGACTCCCAGGGATAGCAACCGGCCTCTCCGTTGGCTGATCCAAGCCATCCTGAAAAGATCCGAGTCTTGAAGGCCCCAAAAAGGTCTCGTATGCAAGAAATTCGTTCCATCTAGCAACGTTTGCATTACGATCGGGCCGATGCGGCGTGAAAACGGTCCGGGGAGAAGGATCTTCCGGTGTCTCCTTGTGGTGTTGGGACTCGCGGCAGCGACGCTTTTTTTTGTTCCTGCCTCCCCCGTGCAGGCTGACTCCCCGAAGGTCCTAGTTGCAGCGGCAGCTAACCTCCGCCCGGTCCTTGGGGAATTGGCTGCGGCCTTTAGTCGGAGAGGGCTTCCGTGTCGGATCGAACCGGTCTTTGGAGCTTCGGGGATCCTCTGCACTGAGATTCTCGAGGGCGCCTCGTTTGATCTTTTCCTCAGCGCCGACCGTAGTTACCCGCAGCGCCTGGCTGAAAAAGGGTTGGGTCGTCCGAACCAGGTTTTCATCTATGCGTACGGACAACTGGCCTTATGGGTAGGGAAGTGGACAGGCGTCTCGATGGGTCGCCCAGAGGAAGTTCTTTTGGATCGGCGGATCGGTCGGATTGCCTTGGCCAATCCCTCGCACGCCCCGTACGGGTGCGCCGCTCTTGTTGCGCTGGACCAGGCCGGCCTTACTGAAAAGATCCGTGACAAGCTGGTTTATGCAGAGGATGTCACCGGGGCGATGAGCCTCGCCCTCAGCCGGGCGGTGGAAGCAGCCCTTGTGCCCCTGTCTGTAGCAAGGGAAGCTCGAAGGGAGGGTTGGTACACGGTTTGGTCCGCCGCTGGGATTCCCAGGGTTGAACAGGGTGGCATTATCCTTTCGGGCAGTGTGTGTGCGCGTGCCTTTCGAGATTTTCTCCTTTCATCCGAAGGACAAGCCATCTTGGAACGGCACGGATATCTACGGGTAAAAGAAACCAAACGAGGAGCGTGATTCCATGGAATGGCAAGCGCTAGGGGTCAGCCTGCGACTAGCTACAGGCACCTCTCTCTTGCTTGTAGCTCTCGGCATCCCCCTTGCCTACTGGATCTCTTTCGGGCGGGGCTGGGGAAGGAAGCTCGTCGAGGCTGCCGTTACCTTGCCCCTCTTCTTGCCACCGACCGTGCTCGGGTTTTTTCTCCTTTCCTGGATGGGTCCCCACGGGTGGATGGGGCGCCTCGTCGCAGGGATCTCAGGACAGCCTCTTGCCTTTCGATTTTCGGGACTGGTGCTGGCCTCCTGCCTGTACAGCCTGCCCTTTGGCGTGCTCCCTTTGGTCATTGCCTTTCGAGGGATGGACCGTGCCTATTGGGAAGCTTCGCGCACCCTTGGGGTTGGGCCCTGGGAGACGTTTCTCCGGGTCATCCTTCCACTGAGTTGGCCTGCAGTCTTTCTTTCGGCCGTTCTCACCTTTGCTCATACCATGGGAGAGTTTGGGGTGGCGCTGATGGTCGGGGGAAACATTCCTGGAAAAACGCGTACGCTTTCGATTGCGCTTTACGACTGCGTGGAAGCGCTGGAGTTCCGGACGGCCCAAGAGATTGCCTTCTGGCTCCTAGGGATCTCCGTGTTGGTCCTATGGGTGACGTTTTGGCTTCAGGAGCGGTCAATTCAAAGCGGCAAAAAAGCCCTTCTCCCGTAAGCCGGGTTGAGCTGGTTTTTGCTTATTCGGAAGGGTTTCGGCTGGAGGTGGATCTTCCTCTGCCCGATGGACCAGGGGAAGTTCTTGGGATCTTCGGGCCGGTGGGTGCGGGAAAGACGACGCTCCTGCGCTGCCTGGCGGGATTAGCCGAACCGTTGCAAGGCCAGGTTGTTTTCCGGGGCAAAAGATGGTGGCAAAGCGGGCAGAGACGCAGAGGGATCGCAGTGGAAATGCGGGGCATTGGATGGGTGCCTGCCAAGCCCGTTCTATTCCCGCATCTTTCGGTCGAACACAATATCGCGTACGGGCTACGCAGATGGCCATCCAAGGAAAGGGAAAAGCGGGTTGAGAAGCTTCTGGAACTTTTTGGCCTGGCAAAACTTCGCAAGCGTGCCCCTCGCGAACTTTCTTCTGGGCAGGCTCAGCTTGTCTGCCTCGCGCGATCCGTGGCTCCCCGCCCTTCTCTTCTTCTGCTCGATGAGCCCTTTGCCGCTTTGGATCCTCGCATGCGGCCGGAGATACGCTGGCGTCTTGGGACGCTTTTGGCTGAGGAAGGGATACCCGCAGTTATGGTGAGTCACCAGTTGGAGGACATGGCGGCACTTGCGGATCGGGTGGTACTCCTGCAGGAGGGAAGAGCCTGTTTTTTCGGAGGGATCCAGGAGGCTTTTTGGCAAACAATAGAGGAAAAATGGGGGATCATGCCGGAGGATATGGGGAACGTCCTTTTTGGAAGAGTTACGGAGCGGACGCAAGATCTGGCAAAAATCGAGGTCGGAGGGACGGAATTGCTTGGGCCGGATCCCGGCGGTCTGAGTCGATGGTGTGCCGCAGTTTTCCCATCGAGCGGGCTTCCACTGGCATCATCCGGAAACACGACGGGTTTGGGGGACGCGAACCAGCTGGCCGGGACAGTGAGTGAGTTACGGTTCCGCGGTTCTTTCTGCGAGGTAAGGCTTGATTGCGGGTTTTTCCTTCACGCTCGCCTTACGCGGCAGGAGGCCGAAGCTCTTGGCCTTTCGGTTGGATCTCACGTGGGCATAGCCATCCCGGTTGCTTCCATAAAAATCATCCCGCGCGGCCGGCTCCCGCGGGAGCAGGTTTTCGGAGGGTAGGCTGGACTGTGTGTGGATGGGTTAAAACCACTTTTTTTCTCTCTTTCTTTTACCGGGCCGGGTGGCGAAACGGCGCTCCAAAAGGAACGGG
Coding sequences within it:
- the modA gene encoding molybdate ABC transporter substrate-binding protein, which encodes MRRENGPGRRIFRCLLVVLGLAAATLFFVPASPVQADSPKVLVAAAANLRPVLGELAAAFSRRGLPCRIEPVFGASGILCTEILEGASFDLFLSADRSYPQRLAEKGLGRPNQVFIYAYGQLALWVGKWTGVSMGRPEEVLLDRRIGRIALANPSHAPYGCAALVALDQAGLTEKIRDKLVYAEDVTGAMSLALSRAVEAALVPLSVAREARREGWYTVWSAAGIPRVEQGGIILSGSVCARAFRDFLLSSEGQAILERHGYLRVKETKRGA
- the modB gene encoding molybdate ABC transporter permease subunit, whose protein sequence is MEWQALGVSLRLATGTSLLLVALGIPLAYWISFGRGWGRKLVEAAVTLPLFLPPTVLGFFLLSWMGPHGWMGRLVAGISGQPLAFRFSGLVLASCLYSLPFGVLPLVIAFRGMDRAYWEASRTLGVGPWETFLRVILPLSWPAVFLSAVLTFAHTMGEFGVALMVGGNIPGKTRTLSIALYDCVEALEFRTAQEIAFWLLGISVLVLWVTFWLQERSIQSGKKALLP
- a CDS encoding ABC transporter ATP-binding protein, with the protein product MGDVLASGAVNSKRQKSPSPVSRVELVFAYSEGFRLEVDLPLPDGPGEVLGIFGPVGAGKTTLLRCLAGLAEPLQGQVVFRGKRWWQSGQRRRGIAVEMRGIGWVPAKPVLFPHLSVEHNIAYGLRRWPSKEREKRVEKLLELFGLAKLRKRAPRELSSGQAQLVCLARSVAPRPSLLLLDEPFAALDPRMRPEIRWRLGTLLAEEGIPAVMVSHQLEDMAALADRVVLLQEGRACFFGGIQEAFWQTIEEKWGIMPEDMGNVLFGRVTERTQDLAKIEVGGTELLGPDPGGLSRWCAAVFPSSGLPLASSGNTTGLGDANQLAGTVSELRFRGSFCEVRLDCGFFLHARLTRQEAEALGLSVGSHVGIAIPVASIKIIPRGRLPREQVFGG